In a genomic window of Leptospira bandrabouensis:
- the clpA gene encoding ATP-dependent Clp protease ATP-binding subunit ClpA encodes MNLSLDLEKTLELASNEASKYHHEFITLEHLLYGLTYNEKTKEVLINVGCDLDLLRKELTEYFEEDLSTIAVPDLKIQPRYTVGVQFVIQFAAFHVQNSGKEEVDGNNVLVALFREEDSQAFYLLAKQEVNRLDVIKYISHGIKKDKEAEEPNFTEETDAEDLDSGSKKSALEKFCVNLTERARLGKLDPCIGRDTEIERTIHILSRRRKNNPIFVGEAGVGKTSIVEGIADRVIKGLVPKSLLNLEIYSLDMGLVMAGTKFRGEFEERLKAILQEVVGKPERIIFVDEIHTIVGAGAVSGGSLDASNLMKPALANGELKCIGTTTYKEYKSIFEKDHALSRRFQKIEVTEPSREDAIEILKGLKPKYESFHGVTYSPKAIEACVDLSSLHLRDRFLPDKAIDLMDESGAFVKLRDEKKEKAKKQVGILEIESLVAKIAKIPEKTVKADDKKKLEHLDSEIKSVVFGQDHAIEQVVDAIHYSRSGLSDEGKPIGSFLFVGPTGVGKTEVAKTLAEKMGVEFLRFDMSEYMEKHSVSRLIGSPPGYVGYDQGGQLTDAIAKNPHCVLLFDEIEKAHEDIYNILLQVMDHATLTDSTGKKADFRNVILILTTNTGAQESSKPLLGFDSDRYDDRSLKAIERTFTPEFRNRLTAVVEFGALSIQVVELVVKRMFRTLQAKANEKGIHLELSEKAVRYLAETGYDKTMGARPIQRILNAEIGKPLSKKILFQKDKGSKYLVDVIKKDGKEVLEILENLS; translated from the coding sequence ATGAACCTTTCCCTTGATTTAGAAAAAACCTTAGAACTTGCTAGTAACGAAGCCAGTAAATATCATCATGAATTTATTACCTTGGAACATTTATTATATGGTCTTACCTATAATGAAAAAACAAAGGAAGTTCTCATTAATGTTGGTTGCGATTTGGACCTTCTTAGAAAGGAGCTAACGGAATACTTTGAAGAAGATCTATCCACCATTGCTGTTCCTGATTTAAAAATCCAACCTCGTTACACTGTGGGTGTCCAGTTTGTCATTCAATTCGCTGCCTTCCATGTTCAAAATTCCGGCAAAGAAGAGGTGGATGGAAACAATGTACTTGTGGCTCTTTTTCGAGAAGAAGATAGCCAGGCCTTCTATCTCCTCGCCAAACAAGAAGTCAACCGACTGGATGTAATTAAATACATCTCTCACGGCATTAAAAAAGATAAAGAAGCAGAGGAACCAAATTTTACCGAAGAAACGGATGCGGAAGATTTAGATTCCGGATCTAAAAAATCAGCACTGGAAAAATTCTGCGTTAATCTTACTGAAAGAGCCAGGTTAGGAAAATTAGATCCTTGTATTGGCAGAGATACCGAAATCGAAAGAACCATTCATATCTTATCGCGTCGTCGTAAAAATAACCCTATTTTTGTAGGGGAAGCTGGTGTTGGGAAAACATCAATTGTGGAAGGAATCGCCGATCGTGTGATTAAGGGTCTTGTTCCCAAAAGTTTACTAAATTTAGAAATTTATTCACTTGATATGGGACTTGTGATGGCAGGAACCAAATTTCGTGGGGAATTTGAAGAACGTTTAAAGGCCATCTTACAAGAAGTAGTTGGTAAACCGGAACGAATCATTTTTGTAGACGAAATTCATACCATTGTGGGAGCCGGTGCAGTCTCTGGTGGAAGTTTGGATGCCTCCAATTTGATGAAACCTGCCCTTGCCAACGGAGAACTCAAATGCATTGGAACTACCACTTACAAAGAATATAAATCGATCTTTGAAAAAGACCATGCACTCTCTCGAAGATTCCAAAAGATAGAAGTCACAGAACCTTCCAGAGAAGATGCGATCGAAATCTTAAAAGGATTAAAACCCAAATACGAATCTTTTCATGGTGTGACCTACAGCCCCAAAGCCATAGAAGCATGTGTGGATTTATCAAGCCTTCATTTAAGAGATCGTTTTTTGCCAGACAAAGCCATAGATTTAATGGATGAGTCAGGCGCCTTTGTAAAGTTACGTGATGAGAAAAAAGAAAAAGCAAAAAAACAAGTAGGGATCTTAGAAATCGAATCTCTTGTGGCCAAAATTGCCAAAATTCCAGAAAAAACCGTAAAGGCCGATGACAAAAAGAAATTAGAACATCTGGATTCCGAAATCAAATCTGTAGTTTTCGGCCAGGATCATGCCATCGAACAAGTGGTAGATGCCATTCATTATTCTCGTTCAGGCCTCAGTGACGAGGGAAAACCAATTGGTAGTTTTTTATTTGTTGGTCCCACAGGAGTTGGTAAAACCGAAGTGGCAAAAACTTTGGCAGAAAAAATGGGCGTGGAGTTTCTGCGTTTTGATATGAGTGAATATATGGAAAAACATTCCGTATCTCGTCTGATTGGTAGCCCTCCAGGATACGTGGGTTATGACCAAGGCGGCCAACTCACAGATGCCATAGCTAAAAATCCCCACTGTGTGTTGTTATTCGATGAAATTGAAAAAGCCCATGAAGATATTTATAATATCTTGTTACAGGTAATGGACCATGCCACACTCACTGATAGCACTGGTAAAAAAGCAGATTTTCGCAATGTCATTTTAATCTTAACCACAAATACAGGTGCTCAGGAAAGTTCTAAACCCCTCCTTGGTTTTGATTCAGATCGTTATGATGATCGTTCTCTTAAAGCGATTGAAAGGACATTCACTCCTGAATTTCGAAATCGACTCACAGCGGTTGTAGAATTTGGTGCACTATCCATTCAGGTTGTGGAGCTTGTGGTCAAACGAATGTTTCGCACTTTGCAGGCCAAAGCCAATGAGAAAGGCATCCATTTGGAACTTTCAGAAAAAGCAGTCCGATATTTGGCAGAAACCGGTTATGACAAAACAATGGGGGCAAGGCCCATTCAAAGAATTTTAAATGCAGAAATTGGAAAACCGCTTTCTAAAAAGATTTTGTTTCAAAAAGACAAAGGAAGTAAGTATCTTGTGGATGTGATAAAAAAAGACGGAAAAGAAGTTTTGGAAATATTGGAAAATTTAAGCTAA
- the clpS gene encoding ATP-dependent Clp protease adapter ClpS, which produces MSDPKRKSYTDMNVELLEREKQKKKLKKPDRYKVILINDDYTPQEFVVFVLANVFRKSMEESRQIMWKAHTTGSAVCGVYSLDIARTKVAEVHKLADDAGHPLQCQLAKEEDE; this is translated from the coding sequence GTGTCAGATCCAAAACGCAAATCTTATACCGATATGAATGTGGAACTTCTCGAAAGAGAAAAACAAAAGAAAAAACTAAAAAAACCGGACCGGTATAAAGTCATTCTCATCAATGATGATTACACTCCCCAAGAATTTGTAGTTTTTGTACTAGCCAATGTATTTCGGAAATCTATGGAAGAATCTCGTCAAATTATGTGGAAGGCTCATACTACGGGGTCTGCGGTTTGTGGGGTGTATTCATTGGACATTGCAAGAACAAAGGTTGCGGAAGTACATAAACTAGCAGATGATGCGGGACATCCATTACAATGCCAATTGGCAAAAGAGGAGGACGAATGA